Proteins encoded by one window of Arachis ipaensis cultivar K30076 chromosome B04, Araip1.1, whole genome shotgun sequence:
- the LOC107637056 gene encoding glutathione S-transferase T3-like gives MEVREREGRRVSASRHNSSGVGGSSNPSSQTPIQSSPNSQYSDFANPHGLDAIDLNDDIEDRRQDSIQHWHWKEDEMLISAWLNVSTDPVVGTDQKGETFWSRIHSYCLEFCTDMTRGVVACKKRWYKINKAMAQFACCYDQASRNIRSGSNADDIKELAYKLYSTHYGQKFTFERHWNMLRLEQKWRSQLPTQSGGSKRTKVSATGAYSSSSNPETPLADEPGVDSPVYLMLTRLQ, from the exons ATggaagttagagagagagagggccGAAGGGTGAG TGCTTCAAGACATAACTCATCTGGTGTTGGTGGCTCTTCTAACCCATCCTCTCAGACTCCTATACAATCTAGTCCAAATTCGCAATATTCGGATTTTGCCAACCCTCATGGATTAGATGCTATTGACCTCAATGATGATATTGAAGATCGGAGGCAAGATAGTATTCAACACTGGCATTGGAAAGAGGATGAGATGTTGATCAGTGCATGGTTAAATGTTTCAACTGACCCTGTAGTTGGTACCGATCAAAAGGGGGAAACATTTTGGAGTCGAATTCATAGCTACTGTTTAGAATTTTGCACCGACATGACAAGGGGGGTAGTTGCATGTAAGAAACGATGGTATAAGATCAACAAGGCTATGGCACAATTTGCTTGTTGCTACGATCAAGCTAGTCGAAACATAAGGAGTGGTTCGAACGCTGATGATATAAAGGAGTTGGCTTATAAACTTTATTCCACACATTATGGTCAAAAATTCACTTTTGAGAGGCATTGGAACATGCTTCGGCTGGAGCAAAAATGGAGAAGTCAACTACCTACACAGAGTGGCGGCTCAAAGAGAACCAAGGTTAGTGCAACTGGAGCATACTCATCCTCATCAAACCCAGAAACACCGTTGGCTGACGAACCCGGTGTGGACTCTCCCGTTTACTTAATGCTGACACGTCTACAATGA